The Mycobacteriales bacterium genome includes a region encoding these proteins:
- a CDS encoding ABC transporter ATP-binding protein: MTKEVAVSVRGLTKSYGNVHAVRGIDLDIEVGAVYAILGPNGAGKTTTVEILEGFRQRDGGEVSVLGLDPGRQRTQLKDRIGIVLQASGIDPYLTVAETIELYAYYYPHPRPIDEVVELVGLGHKRDTRVVKLSGGQQRRLDVAIALAGDPDLLFLDEPTTGFDPAARQESWQIVRDLAQLGKTVLLTTHYMDEAEQLADRVAIIADGKIVVEGPPSRLGGRDRRRPLLTFRLPEGAKPPRGLDATVAPDGSYAVEPEDLTDALHRLTGWARRNGIALDDLQLRRPTLEDTYLQLLAEHTS, translated from the coding sequence GTGACGAAGGAAGTCGCGGTAAGCGTCCGCGGCCTGACCAAGAGCTACGGCAACGTGCATGCAGTGCGCGGCATCGACCTCGACATCGAGGTAGGCGCGGTCTACGCGATCCTCGGCCCCAACGGCGCCGGGAAGACCACGACGGTCGAGATCCTCGAAGGGTTCCGCCAGCGCGACGGCGGCGAGGTCAGCGTGCTCGGACTCGATCCCGGGCGGCAGCGAACGCAGCTCAAGGACCGGATCGGCATCGTGCTGCAAGCCAGCGGCATCGATCCCTACCTCACCGTCGCCGAGACCATCGAGCTCTACGCCTACTACTACCCGCATCCTCGGCCGATCGACGAAGTGGTCGAGCTGGTCGGGCTGGGGCACAAGCGCGACACCCGCGTGGTCAAGCTCTCCGGCGGGCAGCAGCGTCGCCTCGACGTGGCGATCGCGCTGGCCGGCGACCCCGACCTGCTGTTCCTGGACGAGCCGACGACGGGCTTCGATCCCGCTGCCCGGCAGGAGTCGTGGCAGATCGTGCGAGACCTCGCCCAGCTCGGCAAGACCGTCCTGCTGACCACCCACTACATGGACGAGGCCGAGCAGCTCGCCGACCGGGTGGCGATCATCGCCGACGGCAAGATCGTCGTCGAGGGCCCCCCGAGCCGCCTCGGCGGACGCGACCGGCGGCGGCCGCTGCTGACGTTCCGGCTGCCGGAAGGCGCCAAGCCGCCACGCGGGCTCGACGCCACCGTCGCACCTGACGGGTCGTACGCCGTCGAGCCCGAGGACCTGACCGACGCGCTGCACCGGCTGACCGGCTGGGCGCGGCGCAACGGCATCGCGTTGGACGACCTCCAGCTGCGCCGGCCCACCCTCGAAGACACCTACCTCCAGCTGCTTGCGGAGCACACCTCATGA
- a CDS encoding acyl-CoA thioesterase domain-containing protein: MTVVDEVTPGGADSVRRFLDVLELEQVDRDIFRAWNPPREHKGPRDTLFGGQVAAHSLRAASATVNPDHYPHSLHGYFLRPGKDNAHTVLRVDRIRDGKSFTTRTVVAQQDGEAIFTLTASFHRDEGGGEFATPIAEDVRPADELLASKGEGRYQWETDAPFQRVEIPEYSHIRDSPKPRRVMWLRPRSPIASDDPHLHAAVLTYISDMGVVGAVRSALGRWDAHGMGASLDHALWFHRRIRADQWLLFDVSSRSNAGSRGLGVGSLHTADGTHAMTIGQEALVRLSD, translated from the coding sequence GTGACGGTAGTCGACGAGGTGACGCCCGGCGGCGCGGATTCGGTACGCCGGTTCCTCGACGTACTCGAGCTCGAACAGGTCGACCGCGACATCTTCCGGGCCTGGAACCCGCCTCGCGAACACAAGGGCCCGCGGGACACACTGTTCGGCGGTCAGGTCGCGGCACATTCGTTGCGAGCCGCGAGCGCGACGGTCAACCCGGACCACTACCCGCACTCGCTGCACGGGTACTTCCTGCGCCCCGGCAAGGACAACGCTCACACCGTGCTGCGCGTCGACCGGATCCGCGACGGCAAGTCGTTCACCACCAGGACGGTGGTGGCCCAGCAGGACGGTGAGGCGATCTTCACCCTCACCGCGTCCTTCCACCGCGACGAAGGGGGCGGGGAGTTCGCGACGCCGATCGCGGAGGACGTGCGGCCGGCCGACGAGCTGCTGGCCTCAAAAGGCGAAGGCCGCTACCAGTGGGAGACCGACGCGCCGTTCCAGCGCGTCGAGATCCCCGAGTACTCCCACATCCGGGACAGCCCGAAGCCACGGCGGGTGATGTGGCTGCGGCCCCGATCGCCGATCGCTTCCGACGACCCGCACCTGCACGCCGCGGTCCTCACCTACATCTCCGACATGGGCGTGGTCGGCGCGGTGCGCAGCGCGCTCGGCCGATGGGACGCCCACGGGATGGGCGCCAGCCTCGACCACGCGCTGTGGTTCCACCGCAGGATTCGCGCGGACCAGTGGCTGCTCTTCGACGTGTCCTCGCGGTCGAACGCCGGCTCCCGCGGGCTCGGCGTCGGGTCGTTGCACACCGCGGACGGGACACACGCGATGACGATCGGGCAGGAGGCGCTCGTCCGCCTCAGCGACTAG
- a CDS encoding bifunctional glycosyltransferase family 2/GtrA family protein has translation MTITDSEQLYDALRLPRPADRRSSPHSATAPAVDIAIPVFNEEATLDASVRRLRAYLDSSFPLSARITVVDNASTDATYRIGQQLTRELPGVRLIRLPDKGRGRGLRRAWSISDADVVAYMDVDLSTDLKGLLPLVAPLLSGHSDIAIGTRLAEGSRVVRGPKRELISRSYNAILRTVLAARFSDAQCGFKAIRADVARRLLPQVRDEAWFFDTELLVLAEREGLRIHEVPVDWTDDPDSRVDIVPTALADLRGVARMALRGRAVTEVVRFAGIGTASTLAYVALYAALRTTMSALLANALALLVTGVANTAANRRLTFDIRGRTGAMRHQLQGLAIFAVALGLTSGSLAALHALAGRPARAVEIAVLVLANLVATVVRFVLLRRVFRAGTRSRRASRHGSPTTRELLRGMRSMP, from the coding sequence ATGACCATCACGGACAGTGAACAGCTCTACGACGCACTGCGACTGCCGCGGCCGGCCGACCGGCGCAGCTCGCCGCACTCCGCGACCGCGCCCGCCGTCGACATCGCGATCCCGGTGTTCAACGAGGAAGCGACCCTCGATGCGTCGGTACGCCGGCTGCGGGCGTATCTCGACAGCTCGTTCCCACTGTCGGCGCGCATCACCGTCGTCGACAACGCGAGCACCGACGCGACCTACCGGATCGGGCAGCAGCTCACCCGTGAGCTGCCCGGCGTCCGGCTGATCCGGCTGCCGGACAAGGGCCGCGGTCGCGGGCTGCGGCGCGCATGGTCGATCAGCGACGCGGACGTCGTCGCCTACATGGACGTCGACCTCTCGACCGACCTCAAGGGACTGCTGCCGCTCGTGGCGCCGTTGCTGTCCGGTCACTCCGACATCGCCATCGGCACCCGGCTCGCGGAGGGCTCACGCGTGGTTCGCGGGCCGAAGCGCGAGCTGATCTCACGCAGCTACAACGCCATCCTTCGCACCGTCCTTGCGGCGCGGTTCAGCGACGCGCAGTGCGGCTTCAAGGCGATCCGCGCCGACGTCGCGCGCCGGCTGCTGCCGCAGGTCCGGGACGAGGCGTGGTTCTTCGACACCGAGCTGCTCGTCCTGGCCGAACGCGAGGGTCTGCGCATCCACGAGGTCCCGGTCGACTGGACCGACGACCCGGACAGCCGCGTCGACATCGTGCCGACTGCGCTGGCCGATCTCAGAGGTGTGGCCCGGATGGCGCTGCGCGGGCGGGCCGTCACCGAAGTCGTCCGGTTCGCCGGGATCGGCACCGCGAGCACCCTCGCCTACGTGGCGCTCTACGCGGCACTTCGTACGACGATGTCGGCCCTGCTCGCCAACGCGCTGGCGCTGCTGGTCACCGGCGTCGCCAACACGGCCGCGAACCGGCGGTTGACCTTCGACATACGCGGCAGGACGGGCGCGATGCGCCACCAGCTGCAAGGCCTCGCCATCTTCGCCGTCGCGTTGGGACTGACATCCGGGTCGCTCGCGGCACTGCATGCGCTTGCCGGGCGGCCGGCCCGCGCGGTGGAGATCGCCGTACTGGTGCTGGCTAACCTCGTCGCCACCGTCGTACGGTTCGTGCTGTTACGGCGGGTGTTCAGAGCCGGGACGCGAAGTCGACGCGCGTCGCGGCACGGCTCGCCGACGACCCGCGAGCTGCTGCGCGGAATGCGGAGCATGCCGTGA
- a CDS encoding DUF6285 domain-containing protein, protein MTEAFPTAAQLAEAVEEFLRDELLPALDGRLKFQTLVAANVMAILRRELIDGPAGAAAHQERLASLGVADDAALVAAIRGGEMDDRIAEVIATLRPSVEAAVKIANPKHLR, encoded by the coding sequence GTGACCGAGGCCTTCCCGACGGCTGCCCAGCTCGCCGAAGCGGTCGAGGAGTTCCTTCGCGATGAGCTGCTGCCGGCCCTCGACGGCAGGCTGAAGTTCCAGACGCTGGTCGCGGCGAACGTGATGGCGATCCTGCGCCGCGAGCTGATCGACGGCCCGGCGGGTGCCGCGGCGCACCAGGAACGGCTCGCGTCACTGGGCGTCGCGGACGACGCTGCTCTGGTCGCCGCGATTCGCGGCGGCGAGATGGACGACCGCATCGCAGAGGTCATCGCGACGCTGCGCCCGTCGGTGGAGGCGGCGGTCAAGATCGCCAACCCGAAACATCTTCGATAA
- a CDS encoding ABC transporter permease — protein sequence MRFVRLTGFQLRFVNKTYWRNPTAAFFTFAFPLMLLVIFTALLGNGHVYLFHEQLRQSTYYVAQMAAFGVISACYTYVGIALTFQRDFGVLKRANGTPMPALAFFAARVLHAMFVALLLVVITAGFGRLAYHAHVPGGATLLRFLVMLVVGAMAFCALGFAITAAIPNMDAAAPVVQASMLPLLFLSGVFIPLGDDAAGWVKWVSRIFPVRHFADGMLAGFLGTPFRWSDVLVVAAWGVGGIAIAVRYFSWEPRT from the coding sequence ATGAGGTTCGTCAGGCTCACCGGCTTCCAGCTCCGCTTCGTCAACAAGACGTACTGGCGCAACCCGACCGCGGCGTTCTTCACGTTCGCGTTCCCGCTGATGCTGCTGGTGATCTTCACCGCGTTGCTGGGCAACGGCCACGTGTACCTGTTCCACGAGCAGCTGCGGCAGTCGACGTACTACGTCGCGCAGATGGCGGCGTTCGGCGTGATCTCGGCCTGCTACACCTACGTCGGGATCGCGCTCACCTTCCAGCGGGACTTCGGCGTGCTCAAACGCGCCAACGGCACTCCGATGCCGGCGCTCGCGTTCTTCGCGGCGCGCGTGCTGCACGCGATGTTCGTCGCGCTCCTGCTGGTCGTCATCACCGCCGGCTTCGGCCGGCTGGCCTACCACGCGCACGTCCCGGGTGGCGCCACGCTGCTGCGCTTCCTGGTCATGCTCGTCGTCGGTGCGATGGCGTTCTGCGCTCTGGGCTTCGCGATCACCGCGGCGATCCCGAACATGGACGCCGCCGCACCCGTGGTGCAGGCGTCCATGCTGCCGCTGCTGTTCCTGTCCGGTGTGTTCATCCCGCTCGGCGACGACGCCGCGGGCTGGGTCAAGTGGGTGAGCCGGATCTTCCCGGTACGCCACTTCGCCGACGGCATGCTCGCCGGCTTCCTCGGCACTCCGTTTCGCTGGAGTGACGTCCTGGTCGTCGCGGCGTGGGGTGTCGGCGGGATCGCGATCGCGGTCCGTTACTTCAGCTGGGAGCCTCGTACCTGA
- a CDS encoding glycosyltransferase family 39 protein, with protein sequence MTVLDVRPDTTSSWRPPTARRPAPRVLRGRDGDPAWVRPGVLSLLAGTAVLYLWGLGSSGWANSFYSAAAQASTHSWKALFFGSLDSANSITVDKPPAALWVMDLSARLFGLSSWSILVPEALMGVATVGLIYLTVRRIFSPAAGLLAGAVMALTPVTTLMFRFNNPDALLVLLVVAAAYAVTRAVESAASGASTRWLLLAGLLVGTGFITKMMQAFLVVPAFGLAYLVAADTTLRRRIGQLLAAGAAMLVASGWWVAIVTLWPADARPYVGGSQDNSVLSLIVGYNGLGRLTGHEAGSVGIDGVGKPGLLRLFSTQFGGQCSWLLPAALLLLVATLWLSRHAPRTDPRRAQLVLWGGWLLVTGATFSMMSGITHPYYTVALAPATSVLVGIGATSLWARREERLARVVLAGAVALTAWWSVQLLDRTPGWQLWLRLLVLFAGGAAVVGIATTPLHRRRRESLIAAAALVASLAGPAAYSVVTATRPHTGSLPMAGPVITPARTLDADAATHRNGGLLDAPTVPHALATVLAAGAAGYRWVAATVGSEDAAGYQLASRRPVMSIGGYNGTDPSPTSARFESLVAQGQVHYFIPGGAGLSGDGSNTGTTPAAQITAWVEANFRPATVDGTTLYDLSTN encoded by the coding sequence ATGACGGTGCTCGACGTGCGGCCCGACACGACCTCGTCGTGGCGGCCACCGACCGCGCGCCGGCCGGCACCACGGGTGCTGCGAGGTCGCGACGGCGACCCGGCATGGGTGCGGCCGGGCGTCTTGTCGTTGCTTGCCGGCACTGCCGTCCTCTACCTCTGGGGGCTCGGCTCCTCCGGGTGGGCGAACAGCTTTTACAGCGCGGCCGCGCAAGCGAGCACGCACTCGTGGAAGGCCCTTTTCTTCGGCTCGCTGGACTCGGCGAACTCGATCACCGTCGACAAGCCGCCGGCCGCGCTGTGGGTCATGGACCTCTCCGCACGGCTGTTCGGCCTGAGCAGCTGGTCGATCCTGGTGCCCGAGGCGTTGATGGGCGTCGCCACCGTCGGTCTGATCTATCTGACCGTGCGCCGGATCTTCTCCCCGGCCGCGGGTCTGCTGGCCGGTGCCGTCATGGCGCTGACCCCGGTCACGACGTTGATGTTCCGGTTCAACAACCCGGACGCGTTGCTGGTGCTCCTCGTGGTTGCCGCGGCGTACGCCGTCACCCGTGCTGTCGAGTCAGCGGCGAGTGGCGCCTCGACGCGGTGGTTGTTGCTGGCGGGCCTGCTGGTCGGCACCGGCTTCATCACGAAGATGATGCAGGCGTTCCTCGTCGTACCGGCGTTCGGGCTCGCCTACCTGGTCGCCGCAGACACCACCCTGCGGCGGCGGATCGGGCAACTGCTCGCCGCCGGCGCCGCGATGCTGGTCGCGTCCGGCTGGTGGGTGGCGATCGTGACGTTGTGGCCGGCCGACGCCCGCCCCTATGTCGGCGGCTCGCAGGACAACAGCGTCCTGAGCCTCATCGTCGGCTACAACGGCCTGGGCCGCCTCACCGGCCACGAGGCCGGCAGCGTCGGGATCGACGGGGTCGGCAAGCCCGGTCTGCTGCGACTGTTCAGCACCCAGTTCGGCGGCCAGTGCTCGTGGCTGTTGCCTGCCGCGCTGCTGCTGCTGGTCGCGACGCTGTGGCTGTCACGGCACGCTCCGCGTACCGATCCGCGCCGGGCGCAGCTGGTGCTGTGGGGCGGCTGGCTGCTCGTGACAGGCGCGACGTTCAGCATGATGTCCGGGATCACGCATCCCTACTACACGGTCGCGCTCGCCCCGGCGACCAGCGTGTTGGTCGGGATCGGTGCGACGTCGCTGTGGGCGCGACGCGAGGAGCGGCTCGCCCGGGTCGTGCTGGCTGGGGCGGTGGCGCTCACCGCGTGGTGGTCGGTGCAGCTGCTCGATCGCACCCCCGGCTGGCAGCTCTGGCTGCGCCTGCTCGTGCTCTTCGCCGGAGGTGCCGCAGTCGTCGGGATCGCGACCACGCCCCTGCATCGCCGGCGTCGCGAGTCACTGATCGCGGCGGCCGCGCTCGTCGCATCGCTGGCCGGTCCCGCGGCGTACTCGGTCGTGACCGCCACGCGCCCGCACACCGGATCCCTGCCGATGGCGGGACCGGTGATCACTCCTGCCAGGACACTCGACGCCGATGCCGCAACGCATCGCAACGGTGGTCTGCTCGACGCGCCCACGGTGCCGCACGCCCTCGCGACCGTCCTCGCCGCCGGTGCCGCCGGCTACCGCTGGGTGGCTGCAACGGTGGGTTCGGAAGACGCCGCCGGCTACCAGCTCGCCAGCCGGCGCCCGGTGATGTCGATCGGCGGCTACAACGGCACGGACCCGTCCCCGACCAGCGCGCGGTTCGAGTCGCTGGTCGCGCAGGGACAGGTTCACTACTTCATCCCGGGCGGCGCCGGCCTGTCGGGCGACGGGTCGAACACAGGCACGACGCCGGCCGCGCAGATCACCGCCTGGGTCGAGGCCAACTTCCGTCCCGCGACGGTCGACGGCACGACGCTCTACGACCTGAGCACGAACTGA
- a CDS encoding phosphotransferase family protein translates to MDPGSLAAALAAVVADSLGVTSVEVQEVRRLSGGASRESWSFDAIHDGGVEPLILRRAPAAISDAIGPTMMLEAAAMREAARVGVPSPQVLFATADKEPLGGSGIVMSRVDGETIGRKIVRDDTFAEVRPRLARQCGEVLGRLHGMDPAALPPVADSYALDGLRALLDESKVASPMLELALRWLELNRPVSTRRTVVHGDFRNGNLVVGPDGLRAVLDWELIHLGDPIEDLGWLCTRAWRFGGDGPVGGFGEYDDLLAGYEATSGQRVDLDVLRWWELLGTVKWGVICIVQANRHLVGGQRSVELAAVGRRLVEQEYDCLELLEELTT, encoded by the coding sequence ATGGATCCGGGCTCTCTTGCGGCGGCGCTGGCAGCGGTGGTCGCCGACTCACTCGGGGTCACCTCGGTCGAGGTCCAGGAGGTACGCCGGCTCTCCGGCGGGGCGAGCCGGGAGTCGTGGTCGTTCGACGCCATCCACGACGGCGGCGTCGAGCCGCTGATCCTGCGCCGGGCGCCGGCCGCGATCAGTGACGCCATCGGCCCGACGATGATGCTCGAGGCCGCCGCGATGCGCGAGGCTGCCCGGGTCGGCGTACCCAGCCCGCAGGTGCTCTTCGCCACCGCCGACAAGGAGCCACTCGGCGGGTCCGGCATCGTGATGAGCCGCGTCGACGGCGAGACGATCGGCCGCAAGATCGTGCGCGACGACACGTTCGCCGAGGTACGTCCGCGGCTTGCCCGCCAGTGCGGCGAGGTCCTCGGCCGGTTGCACGGCATGGATCCCGCCGCCCTACCGCCGGTGGCGGACTCCTACGCCCTCGACGGGCTGCGTGCGCTGCTCGACGAGTCGAAGGTGGCCAGCCCGATGTTGGAGCTGGCGCTGCGCTGGCTCGAGCTGAACCGGCCGGTGTCGACCCGCCGTACGGTCGTGCACGGCGACTTCCGCAACGGCAACCTGGTCGTCGGTCCCGACGGCCTGCGCGCCGTCCTCGACTGGGAGCTGATCCATCTCGGTGACCCGATCGAGGACCTCGGCTGGCTGTGCACCCGCGCCTGGCGCTTCGGCGGCGACGGGCCGGTCGGCGGCTTCGGGGAGTACGACGATCTGCTGGCCGGGTACGAGGCGACCAGCGGGCAGCGGGTCGACCTGGACGTGCTGCGGTGGTGGGAGCTGCTGGGCACGGTCAAGTGGGGCGTGATCTGCATCGTGCAGGCCAACCGTCACCTCGTCGGCGGCCAGCGCTCCGTCGAGCTGGCGGCGGTCGGGCGCCGCCTGGTCGAGCAGGAGTACGACTGCCTGGAGCTGCTCGAGGAGCTGACGACGTGA
- a CDS encoding helix-turn-helix domain-containing protein, which translates to MTTQDVAAEAPRALRADARRNRDKLVEVAADAFARDGIDTSLEEIARTAGVGIGTLYRHFPNRDALLEAVFRRNVDDIAAQADELLAALPADQALAEWMSRFVRYVAGKKGLAMHLKSVVSHDAEIFAYSHDRMESAMKRLVDAARAAGSIRADADYMDVLRALSGVCMMSDVPGWQDQACRVSGLLMDGLRYGA; encoded by the coding sequence GTGACGACGCAGGACGTGGCGGCCGAAGCGCCCCGCGCATTGCGCGCAGATGCCCGGCGTAACCGCGACAAGCTCGTCGAGGTCGCCGCTGACGCGTTCGCCCGCGACGGCATCGACACCTCACTCGAGGAGATCGCCCGCACCGCCGGCGTCGGGATCGGCACGCTCTACCGCCACTTTCCCAACCGCGACGCGTTGCTGGAAGCGGTTTTCCGCCGCAACGTCGACGACATCGCCGCCCAGGCCGACGAGCTGTTGGCCGCCCTTCCCGCCGACCAGGCGCTCGCGGAGTGGATGTCGCGCTTCGTGCGCTACGTCGCGGGCAAGAAGGGCCTCGCGATGCACCTGAAGTCGGTCGTGTCGCACGACGCCGAGATCTTCGCCTACAGCCACGACCGCATGGAGTCGGCGATGAAGCGGCTTGTCGACGCCGCTCGCGCCGCCGGCTCGATCCGCGCGGACGCCGACTACATGGACGTGCTCCGCGCGCTGTCCGGCGTGTGCATGATGTCCGACGTACCAGGCTGGCAGGACCAGGCGTGCCGGGTGTCCGGCCTGCTGATGGACGGCCTGCGCTACGGCGCCTAG
- a CDS encoding MFS transporter has translation MTTDHDRRWLALVVIGIAQLMIILDSSIVNIALPDAQHALHITNADRQWAITAYTLTFGGLLPLGGRVGDYLGRKRIFLMSLFGFAGASSLGGAAQSGAWLFSARAIQGVFAALLAPAVLSLITTTFTEAKERAKAFAVYGAISGTGGALGLIAGGALTQYLSWRWTLLVNTPIAIAVAFAAVPLLSESRAEGDRRFDIPGTLSVTGGLALLVYGFTEASIHGWSAPRTITLLVVAGLVLAQFIFWETRAANPILPLRIVLHRNRGGSYLAFLLATLGMFSSFLFLSYYFQGVLGYSPLKAGVAFLPFPLGVITSSTIASKTLPRFGPRALAITGFSLATLGMLWLTQLPPHSAYIAHVVPSELLISLGMGQVFVPLSSTALLGVPNHDAGAASALVNTMQQIGGSLGIALLNTIATSASASYATSHHVLPNVPAAAVHGYTTAFAVSVGIMLVALVAVASLIRRPQAPAGGAGATDGAAGEGLPLEPVVIGA, from the coding sequence ATGACCACAGACCACGACCGGCGTTGGCTGGCACTCGTCGTCATCGGCATCGCTCAGCTGATGATCATCCTCGACTCCTCCATCGTGAACATCGCGTTGCCGGATGCGCAGCACGCTCTTCACATCACGAACGCCGACCGCCAGTGGGCGATCACGGCGTACACGCTGACCTTCGGCGGCCTGCTCCCGCTCGGCGGCCGGGTCGGCGACTACCTCGGCCGCAAGCGCATCTTCCTGATGTCGCTGTTCGGCTTCGCCGGAGCCTCCTCCCTCGGCGGCGCGGCGCAGTCCGGCGCCTGGCTGTTCTCGGCGCGGGCGATCCAGGGCGTGTTCGCGGCGCTGCTGGCGCCGGCGGTCCTGTCCCTGATCACGACCACCTTCACCGAGGCGAAGGAACGCGCGAAGGCGTTCGCGGTGTACGGCGCGATCTCCGGTACGGGCGGTGCGCTCGGCCTGATCGCCGGTGGCGCCCTGACGCAGTACCTCTCGTGGCGCTGGACGCTGCTGGTCAACACCCCGATCGCCATCGCGGTGGCGTTCGCGGCCGTCCCGTTGCTGTCGGAGAGCCGTGCCGAAGGCGACCGTCGCTTCGACATCCCCGGGACCCTCTCGGTCACCGGCGGGCTCGCGCTGCTCGTCTACGGGTTCACTGAGGCGTCGATCCACGGCTGGTCGGCTCCGCGCACCATCACGCTGCTGGTCGTCGCGGGCCTCGTCCTGGCGCAGTTCATCTTCTGGGAGACGCGCGCGGCCAACCCGATCCTGCCGTTGCGGATCGTGTTGCACCGCAACCGTGGCGGGTCCTACCTCGCGTTCCTGCTGGCGACGCTCGGGATGTTCAGCTCGTTCCTGTTCCTGAGCTACTACTTCCAGGGCGTGCTGGGCTACAGCCCGCTGAAGGCCGGGGTCGCGTTCCTGCCCTTCCCGCTGGGGGTCATCACCTCCTCGACGATCGCGTCGAAGACGCTGCCCCGGTTCGGCCCTCGCGCTCTTGCGATCACCGGCTTCTCGCTGGCGACGCTCGGGATGTTGTGGCTGACCCAGCTGCCTCCGCACTCTGCCTACATCGCGCACGTCGTGCCGTCGGAGTTGCTGATCAGCCTGGGCATGGGCCAGGTCTTCGTGCCGCTGTCCTCGACCGCGCTGCTCGGCGTCCCGAACCATGACGCCGGCGCGGCGAGCGCGCTGGTCAACACGATGCAGCAGATCGGTGGGTCGCTCGGCATCGCGTTGCTCAACACGATTGCGACCAGCGCGTCCGCGTCGTACGCCACCTCGCACCACGTCCTGCCCAACGTCCCTGCGGCGGCGGTGCACGGGTACACCACGGCGTTCGCGGTCTCGGTCGGGATCATGCTGGTGGCCCTGGTCGCCGTGGCCAGCCTGATCCGGCGCCCGCAAGCTCCGGCCGGCGGCGCTGGCGCAACCGACGGCGCGGCGGGCGAAGGGCTCCCGCTGGAGCCGGTCGTGATCGGCGCCTGA
- a CDS encoding acyl-CoA dehydrogenase family protein, with protein MDFALPAELSEYLDELDAFIEREIRPLEAENDNIRFFDHRREDARTDWERGGLPNREWELLLHEARMRADRAGHYRFPYPKEYGGKDGSNLAMAVIREHLAAKGLGLHCDLQNEHSIVGNNVALLLMLHYGTEQQKAEWIDGLLEGRMFFAFGITEPDHGSDATHMETTAVRDGDEWVINGEKTFNTGIHVANADMVMARTSGEAGDGRGITAFLVPTDADGFEVEEYLWTFNMPTDHAHVRLTDVRVPDSAIFGGEGRGLAVVQHFFNENRIRQAASSLGAAQFCINESVDYAKTRAPFGKPLATNQAIQFPLVELQTRAEMVRALIHKTAWRMDTEGVFAASREVSMCNYQANRLCCDAADQAMQVHGGLGYSRHKPFEHIYRHHRRYRITEGSDEIQMRRIAGYMFGFMKQQAPKGVAE; from the coding sequence ATGGACTTCGCACTGCCGGCCGAGCTCTCCGAGTACCTCGACGAGCTCGACGCGTTCATCGAGCGCGAGATCAGACCGCTCGAGGCGGAGAACGACAACATCCGGTTCTTCGACCACCGTCGCGAGGACGCGCGCACCGACTGGGAGCGCGGCGGGCTGCCGAACCGCGAGTGGGAGCTGCTGCTGCACGAGGCGCGGATGCGCGCCGACCGGGCCGGTCACTACCGCTTCCCCTACCCGAAGGAGTACGGCGGAAAGGACGGCTCCAATCTCGCGATGGCGGTGATCCGCGAGCACCTGGCGGCGAAGGGTCTCGGGTTGCACTGCGACCTGCAGAACGAGCACTCGATCGTCGGCAACAACGTGGCGCTGCTGCTGATGCTCCACTACGGGACCGAGCAACAGAAGGCGGAGTGGATCGACGGACTGCTCGAAGGCCGGATGTTCTTCGCGTTCGGCATCACCGAGCCCGACCACGGCTCGGACGCCACCCACATGGAGACGACCGCCGTCCGGGACGGTGACGAGTGGGTCATCAACGGCGAGAAGACGTTCAACACCGGGATCCACGTCGCCAACGCCGACATGGTGATGGCGCGTACGTCGGGCGAGGCCGGTGACGGCCGAGGCATCACCGCGTTCCTCGTCCCGACCGACGCCGACGGCTTCGAGGTCGAGGAGTACCTCTGGACCTTCAACATGCCGACCGATCACGCCCACGTCAGGCTGACCGACGTACGCGTGCCGGACTCGGCGATCTTCGGCGGCGAAGGACGCGGCCTCGCCGTCGTACAGCACTTCTTCAACGAGAACCGGATCCGCCAGGCTGCCTCCAGCCTCGGCGCCGCGCAGTTCTGCATCAACGAGTCGGTCGACTACGCGAAGACACGCGCGCCGTTCGGAAAGCCGCTCGCCACCAACCAGGCGATCCAGTTCCCGCTGGTCGAGCTACAGACCCGCGCCGAGATGGTGCGCGCCCTGATTCACAAGACGGCGTGGCGCATGGACACCGAAGGCGTGTTCGCCGCTTCGCGCGAGGTGTCCATGTGCAACTACCAGGCCAACCGGTTGTGTTGCGACGCCGCCGACCAGGCGATGCAGGTGCACGGCGGCCTCGGCTACTCGCGGCACAAGCCGTTCGAACACATCTACCGCCACCACCGTCGCTACCGGATCACCGAAGGCTCCGACGAGATCCAGATGCGCCGCATCGCCGGCTACATGTTCGGCTTCATGAAGCAGCAGGCGCCGAAGGGCGTCGCCGAGTGA